A section of the Nitrospinaceae bacterium genome encodes:
- a CDS encoding zinc-binding dehydrogenase, which yields LIALNGRIVIVGPGTGKEGDVTISVRPIMGADGHIMGLSSGNLAPQVPTILRRLGPILARGDIKPHVGKEFTFAQADEAHRLVLSGKFLGKVVLMA from the coding sequence GACTGATTGCCTTGAACGGTCGCATCGTTATCGTTGGCCCAGGTACGGGAAAGGAAGGTGACGTGACGATTTCGGTCCGGCCCATCATGGGGGCCGACGGGCATATCATGGGATTGTCTTCGGGGAATCTCGCCCCACAGGTACCCACCATACTCCGGCGACTTGGGCCCATTCTCGCACGGGGTGATATCAAACCCCATGTGGGCAAAGAGTTTACTTTCGCTCAAGCTGACGAGGCGCACCGCCTCGTTCTGAGCGGTAAATTTCTAGGTAAGGTGGTGTTAATGGCGTAA